From the genome of Nitrososphaerales archaeon:
ACCTCGTGGATCTCATCCGCAACCAGGCCATGGGCCTCCTTGTGTACCTTGTTGGGAGTCTTGCTGTCCGGCGCGCTGACGAGGCAAAAGACAGATTCTGACTTCTCGTCCACCCAATACTTCAGGAATTGTACTCCGTGCTTCCCCTGGTGTTCGAGATCCTTCTGATGGGCTTCGGCCACCGCTTTCGCGGTCACCCCTTTGACCTTCTTGTGCACATCAATGTACAATGGCATTGATTGGATTGTCTTCGGCGTTTGTTATTTATGTCTAATGGGCCCGGCGGGGTCCGAACCCAGCAGACTGAGCTCTTGTCGAGTCTTTGAGCACAATTCATTGTGTTGTAGTCTCGGCGACTACATCTCTTCGGGTTCAGTCCTTAACAGCATTTCAAGGAGTCGTATGATTTCTTGCCCTGGCCGGGATTTGAGCATGGGTCGCAGTCTGAGTTGTGCTTTTATACGCAGCCCGAACACTCGAAATCGAGTGGTCAGAACGTGGGCAAAGAGGGAAGTTCTCAAGCCTCTCTGCCCACATCAAAAGTGATAGGGGAAGATCCGGCCGACTCCACCTTCAACAATAGCTAAATCGGCCGCGACGACGCTCTGTTTTCTTGGTTCGCGTCATAGGTCACCTCGACCTCGACTACTTCTACGCCCAGGTCGAAGAGGCAGAGAACCCCGCGCTGAAGAGCATGCCCGTCCTCGTCTGCGTCTTTTCTGGAAGGACAGAAGACAGCGGCGTCGTAGCCACCGCGAACTACAAAGCGAGGGAGTTCGGAGTCAGGTCTGGAATGCCGATCGTCTCTGCCAAGCGCAAGCTTCAGGGTGAAAACCCAGTCCTAATCAAAATGAAACGTGAGAAGTACGAATTGGTTTCGGAGAGGGTGATGCAACTCGCGAGGGAGAATGTGGACGCGTTGGAACAAACTGGAATCGACGAAGCCTTTCTCGACATGACTCGAGTTTCGCACGAAGACTTCGGCAAGGCGAAGCAGATTGCGGCAAAGATCAAGGAGTCTGTCCTGGCATCAGAGCGATTGACATGTTCCATCGGTGTGGGGAGGAGCAAGGCCGTGGCCAAGGTGGCGTCCGACTTCAAGAAGCCAGACGGATTGACGATGGTGCCGCCCGAATCGACAACGTCGTTTCTGAATCCCCTCCCCGTCACCAAGCTGTATGGGGTAGGACCGAAGACGGCGCAGATTTTGGAAGGCCTCAAAATCACAACAGTAGAGGAGCTCTCGAAGGCAACGGTTCAGGAGTTGGAGGGGCGCCTCGGGAGAAAGCTCGCTATGCATCTCCGCGCCGAGGCCAACGGTCAAGATGACGACCCTGTGTCGGAGAAACAGGAGCCCACCCAGCTGAGCAGGATTATTACGCTGAAGCACGACACGAACGACTCGGATATTGCTCTCGCCCAGTTGGCCGGGGCCCTTGAGGACCTCCACCGACGCCTCAACTCGCGTGACATCTCATTCAGAACCCTCACTGCTATCGCAATCCTCACCGACCTCTCGACCAAGACGAAAAGCAGGACCTTCGAAAGCCCCGCGTCGGACCTTACAACCATGAAGGAGGGAGTCCGCACCCTTCTGGGCGAGCTTGGCAGAACAGTCGGCAAGGAGTTCAGGCGGGTGGGTGTGAGACTTTCTGACCTGTCAAGCG
Proteins encoded in this window:
- a CDS encoding DUF4242 domain-containing protein; this encodes MYIDVHKKVKGVTAKAVAEAHQKDLEHQGKHGVQFLKYWVDEKSESVFCLVSAPDSKTPNKVHKEAHGLVADEIHEVTEGK
- a CDS encoding DNA polymerase IV, whose translation is MVRVIGHLDLDYFYAQVEEAENPALKSMPVLVCVFSGRTEDSGVVATANYKAREFGVRSGMPIVSAKRKLQGENPVLIKMKREKYELVSERVMQLARENVDALEQTGIDEAFLDMTRVSHEDFGKAKQIAAKIKESVLASERLTCSIGVGRSKAVAKVASDFKKPDGLTMVPPESTTSFLNPLPVTKLYGVGPKTAQILEGLKITTVEELSKATVQELEGRLGRKLAMHLRAEANGQDDDPVSEKQEPTQLSRIITLKHDTNDSDIALAQLAGALEDLHRRLNSRDISFRTLTAIAILTDLSTKTKSRTFESPASDLTTMKEGVRTLLGELGRTVGKEFRRVGVRLSDLSSVKDQTSLTQFLREKKADNA